tccctggaggaaTCCATGCTTGATGATTGCCCATTATCTTTTCGCCCCCCGTTTTATGCTCgatacgtggacgacacttttgcCCTTTTCAGGCGTGAGTTTCACTCTGAGTCTTTCCTTGAATTTGCTAACTCACGTCACCCTAACATCACGTTTACTATCGAAAAGGAGCAGGAGTGTCGTTtacatttttagatgttttggtatATAGGGATAGTAACTGTTTTTAAAAACCaccatttttaggaagaaaacctttacaggtctgggctccaatttttatagtttttgtttttataactttaagttaAATTCTGTTTATACACTAATTCATCGGGCACTATTACTCACTTCAGACTGGGAACTTTTCCATAAcgagattaccttcctttacaaatattttaacgataactgtttccctaccaagattattaacaaggtcatacagaaattactcagcaaaaagttctctaacagccctttgtattttaacgttccaaagaaaaaattctacgcatcttttccgtacataaaatctgacgacttccgtacaggcttcactaaaataatcaatgaacattttaatgcccttgaCGTAAATTTGATTCCGAAAAACCCCCTTACAATCGGCTCCTTTTTCAGAGTAAACgaccgactctgccctttgatgacgtctaatgtggtatataagtatacttgtcccagatgtgatatgggaaattatgtgggatccacgaagcgtcttcttagggtacgaggTCGATTCCCATAGGGGGGGTTAGTCAGTAGAAGCTGGATGGTCGCCTATCCAACCAACcagatgcatccaacataagaaatcatctttgcaatgtaaaactaccatccaatacaaagatttctctataattggacaggtcaatTGGATAGGTCAATAACCATAAagagctatttattttagagacattgaaaattaaacaacttgttcctgttttaaatacccagtcctcggctgttcaactttttttttttatcttggctttgttgttgttcttaaagcctcttattgtttacttttcgtttctgccttcagttttacttttgaagTCGCTCTGAcaggttagctccactcctttagttattattattttattattgttattatatattttttaataaatccttgtagattaatgctcaattccatgcttttttttattttttttgtaacttgtgttttaacttaacttattgtgttttaaatatggtcttttaaattgactttagataactatttttaattttatagatttttttaaaagttttaaaatcattttattacatctattgtagaattccctgaggatgcaataatgtattgcgaaacgtcgatTACATGTCAAAATGtcaattcctgtgtgttcctgcctgccttcatatacttagtatatatatatataatatatatatatatataatatctatatagatatattatattatatatataaatataattcaagcagaggggagatgtcatggattgtggtaattaCAGGGTAATTAAACTAACAGAgtatggattgaaagttttagagaggattCTGGATGAGAGATCAGGAGAGAcagtaaagatcgggaaacagcagtatggattcatgaggggaagagggacggtggatgccaCCTTCATAATAAGACAGCTACAAGAAGAGAGACTAGAGGGAAACCAGAAGCTCTTTTGTGCATTtttagacctagagaaagcatacgatagaatcccaagagaagtgatgttttggtgtttgaggaagaggaaaggcctagaaaagttggttaggctggtcgagatgatgtATCAGAGAACGAGAACAAAAGTAATAATAGCAGTTGGGGAAGCAGAAAACCGTGAATTTAGGTCAGTATTAAGCCCATTATTGTTTTTGCTGGTCATGGAtatgttgagtgaagagatcaggaatctTCAAAGAGCTGTGAGAgttgttgtacgccgatgatctggtgattagtgctgaaaatgaggaggacctgcAGAGacgggttggagagtggcaggagtctttagagaggggtggcttgaaggtgaatgtgaataaaacatagTTTTGGCGAGCAGtaggaaagacagagagaacaaaatagaagaggctcgattataaaacaggcggaaatttttttttatacttagatCTACTGTCAGCCAAGatggaggatgtgaggctgaagctgacagtaagataaaagctgtatgggaagtggagagaggtcgCTCAGTAGTATTTGATAAGAAAATCTCGATCAAACTAAAAGTCAAGGTCTATAGCATCCAGaatcctctctaaaactttcaatccatacTCTGTTAGTTTAATTACCCTGtaattaccacaatccatgacatctcccctctgcttgtgtttgtatgtatgtgtgtgtatatatatatatattatatatatatatttatatatatataatatatatatatatatatatatatatataaatatatatataatactatatatatataatctatatatatccgacttatatataaaaaatacatacatatatatataatatatattaattaatatatacatatcatttaacatatacatatataatatatatatatatatatacttatattaatatattaaaatatattatatattatatattataattatataattattatatatatattagatatattatatataaagtcctatgggttataattaatgatatattgccaatatgttcactgtgacctttttggaatgtggagaacagagccgaagcaacgacccaagaaaagctgataaatggtttctgtggtggcgtgatatgaaactgcatagttagacgagtcaatgttcgtcagttcatgggctcttttcacagtgcctttgggaaactggttgtagccagtaatatgaggcgttgtcgaagtgtgcattcgtatgtgcgtgtgcgcctcttctattcttaatgtatccctagccaagtctatggaggacttggatagagacgtctgtgggagaaaggcaagatgccggggaaCGCTCTGCGAAAGTTTGATTTAGatttagtgagtgaaatattccggctgcatgggtgagttatattactttagccaaaggggtggcttgttttcTGTctgacatttataagaatatctaatctttaacttttgtctttaaacttatgtgtacttacgagtgtatTTCTCaattctttgaaacagacgattctggcgagaaCTATGGGTTNNNNNNNNNNNNNNNNNNNNNNNNNNNNNNNNNNNNNNNNNNNNNNNNNNNNNNNNNNNNNNNNNNNNNNNNNNNNNNNNNNNNNNNNNNNNNNNNNNNNNNNNNNNNNNNNNNNNNNNNNNNNNNNNNNNNNNNNNNNNNNNNNNNNNNNNNNNNNNNNNNNNNNNNNNNNNNNNNNNNNNNNNNNNNNNNNNNNNNNNNNNNNNNNNNNNNNNNNNNNNNNNNNNNNNNNNNNNNNNNNNNNNNNNNNNNNNNNNNNNNNNNNNNNNNNNNNNNNNNNNNNNNNNNNNNNNNNNNNNNNNNNNNNNNNNNNNNNNNNNNNNNNNNNNNNNNNNNNNNNNNNNNNNNNNNNNNNNNNNNNNNNNNNNNNNNNNNNNNNNNNNNNNNNNNNNNNNNNNNNNNNNNNNNNNNNNNNNNNNNNNNNNNNNNNNNNNNNNNNNNNNNNNNNNNNNNNNNNNNNNNNNNNNNNNNNNNNNNNNNNNNNNNNNNNNNNNNNNNNNAACCCATAGTTCTCGCCAGAATcctctgtttcaaagacatgagaaatacaactcgtaagtacacataagtttaaagacaaaagttaaagattagatattcttataaatgtcagacagaaaaacaaaatgcccacccctttggctaaagtaatataactcacccatgcagctggaatatttcactcactaaatataaatcaactttcgcagagcttccccggcatcttgcctttctcccacagacgtctctatccaagtcctccatagacttggctagggatacattaagaatagaagaggcgcacacgcacatacgaatgcacacttcgacaacgcctcatattactggctacaaccagtttcccaaaggcactttgaaaagagcccatgaactgacgaacattgactcgtctaactatgcagtttcatatcacgccaccacagaaaccatttatcagcttttcttgggtcgttgctttggctctgttctccacattccaaaaaggtcacagcgaacatattggcaatatatcattaattataaccctaggacttatatatatatatatatatatatatatatatatatatatatatatatatatatatatatatatatatatatatatatatatatatatatatatagtatatacatatatatatgtatatatctatatatatatatatatatatatatatatatatatatatatatatatatatataatatatatatgatatatatagatatatataatatgtatatatatatgtgatatatatatatatatatatatatatatatatattatatatatgttattatatatatatatatatatatatatatatatatagatatatatatatacatacatatatatataaatctaatatatatatatatatatatatatattatatatatatatgaataacttatcatgaattatataaaacgtgatgctatgtataaaaggttttcgttttttttccttggctatctcgcttttcatttcttctttcgtggcaaaaacctttatatatatatatatatatattatttatatatatatatatatatatatatattatatatatatatatatatatatatatatatatacggattccaggcgaagatatataaaagcatacaagcagggtccacaaaacacacCAAATAGGCCCAAGTTTATTCACAATGATATGTTTCTCACGTGTTCTCTATGCAttttcagtctgtaaaaataacattagaattgtcaaaatttacaaaaactatcataaaattaaagttaagaaaaaaatatttacaaaattaatataacttaaaaagattacagtaaaaaaactGGTTTTTCTACTGTAATCTTTCtaagttaaattaattttttttaaatattttttttcttaactttactATTAAGatagtttttgtaaattttaacaattcttatgttgtttttacagactgaagatgcacagagaACTTGTGCGgaacgtatcatgtgaataaactttGGCTTATTTGgtgtgttttgtggaccctgctgatgcttatatatatatgtatatatatatatatatatatatatataatatatatatatatatatatatatatatatatatatatacatacatatatatcatataatagtatatatatatatatataatatatatatatatatgcttaaaaaatcacagtagatgcacgtgacttcataaataagcgaataccacgggaaatgatagtcaagaatccaagcgctttcgtctttattcagacatcgtcaaggagctactaaagtacaatcggagaggaaggcctcaggtacaaacaagatcaggaatactagatggttaattatcaaaaggggtaaaaagtaaaaaattaaaaatcctaAGGGGCTTTAcggtgtctgtagcccgcagtttattgacgctgaaattaaaaactatttatgatattgcattgaaacttaaatacccaaggacttttgatagatgtggcatggaaaagagctagaaaaacatttttattcaactaatgacaaacttgaatttagtaagcataacattctaaaattaccttatgatgaaaggtttttagatattcctagaattttaaagctttttaacataaatgttgttttcagtaatattaatgtcaagagtttagtaatcaaaaattctcctaaagatcttccaggctgcatatatgaaattccttgcaaaaagtgtgataaaatctattacggacagactggcaaatctctttcacagcgtcttaagcaacatcaaaaaaaaaatattcttgtgagaactgggcaaatatcgaatgcattatttgtacatatggagagatttagaccatcctataactggagtcaagcaagagccttagtcccatgtaatgacacagttaaaaggaatatcattgaatcttgttttatcaagtcaaataatagaaatgttctaaatttaagtcttggtttatttaaacttgatgctttcataatgaaaaagttgtagataaatataagcaacaaaattaatatattcagttttttacatgttttggactgtaaagatactttgtaatttcggttagggtcagaatctgtttaagtttgtgaccgtgtgatatccgataatcctggattatcccaacccttttaactttttaccttttgataattaaccatctggtattcctgatcttgtttgtacctgaggcttcCTCTCCggtccgattgtactttagtagctccttgacgatgtctgaataaagacaaaagcgcttggattcttgactatcatttcccgtggtattcgcttatatatatatatatatatatatatatatatatatatatatatagatatatatatatatatatatatatatataaaggtttttttgccacaaaggaaaaaatgaaaaagcgagatagccaagtactttcggtcctgttcggaccctttactgaggcaaactgattttacaaagaacaacatagtcaaaagaaggcttaatatacaaacgacactaccagattagccataagggcgattttcactctacagagaggaggagccgccagaggctagccacaccttgattcttccagaaaacagtacattttgaaaaaaacacgggagtatatacaatttaatatcatgaatttttacacaaattttcccagcaaaaatgattaataatgaaaagacgaaagaaaatataaatatatatatatcgagcaagagaaagagggagagagaatatcgaaccagtgagagagagagagagagagagagagagagagagagagaaataataactatatacatgtgggactaatttattagttgttcatttattttgaggtccttcataaacatcttacaaatatatgggtccaaatggtacattcccagactaagatttaggttgtttttattagtgatttgtataattgccgattccagtaaatttcttgaaatataatcattagatctagcaattacagaggtatcaccccaattaatacaatgagatttttcactcagatggataaacagtgcatttgaagtctgggctgttctaactgaatacatatgttgctttatacgtacacataagtttttacttgactgaccaacgtaaaacgaagggtaatccttacaaggaattttgtaaatgatgttgttatctgttacgggactattcttaattagcatatctttaatggtattgttataagagagcaCTACatcaacattaaacgatttaaatattgattttatggtttcaaatccacgaaaataaggtaagctaagtacatttttaggcatttctttttcattaatagcaacattataaaactttttgtgagctttttgataacataaatcaattaaatgaggtgggtaacagagatcgtttcctatcttttttatgtattctatttcttggtccagatattgtgggctcgtgatacgcaaagcacgtaggaacatagaagaaaaaattgaaattttaatattaagatggtggccagaataaaaatgtacatatgttaaattatttgtgggttttctataaatactgaatttacattgaaaagattctctatgtattaatacataaaaaacctttacttttgctttcctgttcccactgctgagctgtttcgtcacctctttcttcaagtctttacaagcagcgcactctaccagaattcacctgaaattcctgaaaaaatgcctggcggaacaagtgttacccaaatcattgctaccataccgacATCCAGTTCTATGACTAACCCCCTTATGGgaatcgactcgtaccctaagaaaacgcttcgtggatcccacataatttcccatatcacatctgggacaagtatactaaaataatcaatgaacattttaatgcccttgaCGTAAATTTGATTCCGAAAAAAACCCTTACAATcggctcccttttcagagtaaaagaccgactctgccctttgatgacgtctaacgtggtatataagtatacttgtcccagatgtgatatgggaaattatgtgggatccacgaagcgtcttcttagggtacgagtcgattcccataggggggttagtcatagaactggatgtcgcctatccaacccagatgcatccaacataagaaatcattctttgccatgtaaaactaccatccaatacaaagatttctctataattgggcaggtcaacaaccataaagagctatttattttagagacattgaaaattaaacaacttgttcctgttttaaatacccagtcctcggctgttcaactttttttatcttgactttgttgttgttcttaaagcctcttattgtttacttttcgtttctgccttcagttttactcttgacgTTGCTCTGAcaggttagctccactcctttagttatttattatttttattattattattat
The sequence above is a segment of the Macrobrachium nipponense isolate FS-2020 chromosome 2, ASM1510439v2, whole genome shotgun sequence genome. Coding sequences within it:
- the LOC135221285 gene encoding uncharacterized protein LOC135221285 produces the protein MDCGNYRVIKLTEYGLKVLERILDERSGETVKIGKQQYGFMRGRGTVDATFIIRQLQEERLEGNQKLFCAFLDLEKAYDRIPREVMFWCLRKRKGLEKLVRLVEMMYQRTRTKVIIAVGEAENREFRSVLSPLLFLLVMDMLSEEIRNLQRAVRVVVRR